CATGTCTGGCACTACAATTTCGATCCCCAGACCAACGTGGTCGAGGCACGCATCTGCCGGTTGCGGGACAAAATCGACAAAGGTTTCGACCCAAAATTGCTGCACACCGTTCGCGGGGTCGGTTATGTTCTTCGCAAGGATAAGTAAGCTTCGGAAGTCGCTGGCCTTCCGCCTGACGGTCTGGTATGCGGTCATTTTCGTGCTTTCTTCGATTGTCGCCTTCGCGTTTTTTTATTTTCTGATCACCCAGGTGATCCGCCAGAAGACCGATGCCGAACTGCTCTCCCAGGCCAATGGGCTGAGTCACATTCATCTGCTCCAGGGTCCGGAGATGATGCGCCGCGCCGCCGTGTTAAAGGCCCAGGCGACCGGTGAGCAGAAGATGTTTTTTCGCCTATTTTACCCGAGCGGCGTCTCTTTTGCTTCGTCCAACATGACCTATTGGAACAATATCGGCATCGACCGGTACGCGGTGGACGCCATCGTCGAAGGCGGCGCTTCCTATCGTTACGTCACCCAACGGGTGCCGGGCGAGGCATACGATGCCCGGGTCATTTATAAACGCATCAACCACAGCATCCTGCTCCAGATGGGCTACTCGCTGGAGAACGAGGAGCGTCTGGTCCAGACCTTCGAGCGCACCTTCCTGGTGACCATGGCCGTGCTGCTGGCCGTCGCGGTGATCATCGGATGGTTCATGGCTCGGAGGGCGCTGTCGGGTGTGGCCATGGTCACTCGTACGGCGCGCCAGATCTCGGAAAACGATCTGGAAAGTCGGGTGCCCGTCCTGCGACGGGATGACGAAATCGACCAACTGGCCGTCACCTTCAACCAGATGCTCGACCGCATCCAACAACTGGTCGTCAGCATGCGGCAGATGAACGACAACATCGCCCATGACCTGCGCAGCCCTATCACCCGCATACGGGGCCTGGCCGAGGTGACGCTGACTCATTCGGCCGGCGTGGAAGACTATGCCCAGATGGCTGGCAACACTATAGAAGAGTGCGATCGGCTGTTGCAGATGATCAATACCATGCTGGCCATTTCCCGTACCGAAGCAGGGATGGATCCTGCCTCGTTTCAGGTCGTGGACATGGCCGTGGTCGCCCGGGAGGCCTGCGCGCTTTTTCAGCCATTGGCCGAAGACAAGGCGATCGACTTGCACTGTGCCATGGAAGAGGGCGGCTGGGTGTCGGGGGACCCGCCGATGTTGCAGCGGATGGTGGCCAACCTGATCGACAATGCCATCAAGTATACGCCCGAGGGTGGGAGGGTCAATGTGGGGATCCGTGCCAATGGGGACAGTTGCGAGATGATTGTGGAGAACAGCGGACCGGGCATCCCCAAAGAGGACCAGGCGAAAGTTTTCCAACGTTTTTTCCGCGGAGATGAAAGCCGTTCCCAGGGTGGGGCCGGTTTGGGGCTGAGTCTGGTCTACGCCATCGTGACCGCCCATGGCGGATCGATCGACCTCGAGAGCATTCCTGCTCGACACACGCGCTTTCGGATTCGTCTGCCTCTGGTAGCCTCGCGCTAGCCGGTTGGCTCGATTCCCATCTTTACTGCCCCGCCGGACCCACCGCTGAAAAATTCTTAATGTGATCAAATGGTAATCTTTAGATCATTTTTTGGTCATCTGCATGCGTTATATTCGAAGCAACTTCAAAAACAACCGCGTTGGACGAATCAGGAGGAATGTATGAAACAAGGTAAAGGGTATCTTTATTTGATCGTATTTTTGTGTCTGACTCTGGCTGCGCCGTTGACCATCGTTGCCGCCGGCGCTCAGAATCGGGATGTCGTCATGGTGCCGGCCAACTTTTCCGAGCTGGCCGAGATGGCCCGCCCCGGGGTCGTCAATATAAGGACCGAACGGACAATGAAAGGCGGCGGTCGTGTCTTCCGCCACTTCTTCGGTGATCAGTTCCGGGGACATCCCAATCCCTTCGAGGAGTTCTTCGGTCCGTTCAACAATGAACCCGAAAGAGAATACAAGCAGCAAAGCTTAGGTTCCGGCTTCATCATCGACAAAGAGGGGTATATCGTCACCAACAACCATGTCATCGACGACGCGGACGAGATAAAGGTACGGCTCTACAACGAAAAAGAGTACGAGGCCAAGGTGGTGGGCCGCGATCCGAAGACCGATCTGGCCCTGATCAAAATCGAGGCCCCCAAAGACTTACAGCCCTTGACCCTTGGCAACTCGGACGAGCTCAAGGTAGGGACCTGGGTGGTGGCCATTGGCAGTCCCTTCGGCCTGGAACAAACTGTGACCCAGGGTATTGTGAGCGCCAAGAAGCGTGTGATCGGCGCTGGGCCTTACGACGATTTCATCCAGACCGATGCCTCCATCAACCCGGGTAACAGCGGCGGTCCCCTGCTTGATCTGCAGGGACGTGTCGTCGGTATCAATACGGCCATCGTGGCGAGCGGGCAGGGCATTGGTTTTGCCATCCCCATCGACATGGCCAAGACCATTGTGGCCCAACTCAAGGACAAAGGTGAGGTGACCCGCGGATGGCTGGGGGTCGGCATACAGGATGTCACGCCCGAACTAGCCGAGTATTGGGGCCTCGACAGTACCAAAGGGGTGCTGGTGACCCAGGTATTCGAGGGTGATCCGGCGGACAAGGCAGGTGTCAAAAAGAACGATATCATCGTGGCCTTGAACGATCAGCCGGTCACCACCGGAAGAGAGTTGTCCGCAATTATCGCCAATACCCCCGTGGGTGAGAAAACACGTATCACGCTGATTCGGGGAGGAGAGAAGATGTCCCTCACCGCCAAGGTCGCCAAACGCGAGGAAAAGTCGTTGCAGGCCGCCAGGGAGGATGAACGCAGCGATGTGCTGGGCCTGCAAGTGGCTGACCTGACGCCTGAAAGAGCTCAGCAATTCGGTTTGGACAAAGAGGAGAGCGGTGTCTTGGTGGTGGACGTGGAAAACGGCAGCCGTGCAGATAAAGCCGGTGTGCGGGTCGGCGATATTGTCAAGGGGATCAATCGGAAAAAGGTCGAAAATTTGAATGACTATTCGGCCGTCATGAAAAAGGCCGATGATAAGGAGGCTCTTCACATGCTGGTTCTGCGGCGCAACGAGGGCCTCAAGGCCATCAAGATCGTTCCATAACCCCCTCCACGGGCGTGCTTTTGGCGCCCGTTTCCATCCGGGTCGGCAGCCAGAGATTGCTGCCGGCCCGCTTCATGACTATTCCCTTTGTGGATGGGCGCTATATAAGTCTTGACAGAAAAGCATTCGCTCAATAAATTGTCGTTTCAAAATCAAATCGCGCTGTCTATCCAACAGCCAGGGAGTAGAGCGTCATGCCTGTTTACGAATTCGAATGCAAATGTGGCCATGTTTTCGAGGATCTGGTTCCCATGGGGACAGAGGAGGCCAAGTGTCCTCACTGCAAACGCGAGATGGCTAAAAAAATTATGAGTTCCTGCACCTTTGAACTAAAAGGTGGCGGATGGTACGCAGACGGATACGCCTCGACCAAGAAATAGTACCCCAACGAACTGCGGGACCCGCAGGCAGCAACCTTCCAAAACCAAGTGCACCGGCATCGAGCTGGAGGCATGGTGTGCTGGCGTTTATTTTTGATTCAGATCCCGGCACGAGTCCAACCTTATCGTTTGTCTATTGTTTTCAACCTTTTCCAAGGAGGTGACATGGCGCATTCTGCTGTTGTCCCTGACATCGGCGCACTGAGTTCGTTTGCAATGCAAACCATCCGTCAAATGGGTGACGAAGCCATTCAGTTTTATGGTCGAGGCCGTTTGCATCCCCCGTTCGATCAGAACCTCGTCACCCAGGCCGAGCTTCATCTGAACAACTCCTTTCAAAAAGCTATTGCTGCTCAATTCCCCCAGCACCAGATTTACGGCCGAGATCCCTTGGGTGAAGGGTATACCCACGGAGCCAAAAGATATTTGTGGGTGTTCGATCCATTGGATGGCGTCGACAACTTCCAAACGCGGATTCCGATCTGGGGTATGTCCCTGGCCCTTTACGAAAACAACTGGCCGGTCTTCGGATGTTTTTACATGCCGGCCACCAATGACCTATTCTATGCCGTTGCGGAGCAGCAGGCCTTCTGGAACGAGCGGCCATTGACACTCGTGGACCGCGGCGATCTTTCCCAAGAGAGCCTGATGCTGACATTTTCCCGCTTTCACCAGCACTATCGCTCGCAGTTCCCAGGCAAAATCAGGGCGCTCGGCAGCACCGGGGTGCATGCCTGTTATGTGGCCATGGGAAGGGCCGACGCAGCCATCGTTGCCAATGAATCTTTCAAGGATTTGGCGGCGGTGCGCATTATCGTCGAATCGGTCGGCGCCAAGATCTACCGGGCCGATGGATCCGACTTTTTTCTGGGCGATTATGTGGATGGCACCCGGATCGATGATCACCTCATTATCACCACCCCTTCCAATGCCGAATCGGTCTTGGAGTGTTTGCAGGCCATTCAGTAGCGTCTATGGACCGCGTGGCCCGGTGGTCATGAACGGATTGGTTACGATTTGACCTTCTGAGGTTTCGCAGGTTGTTTTTCCTTGCGGTAGAAGAAGGCGCAAATGGCTAATACAAGACTGTAGGCTGTGATGATATACCACATCTCATCTGAGGTGCGGCGCGCCACCAGATAGAATAACCATCCAGAAAAAATTAGTAATTTCGGTTTCATAGAGTTGTCGCCAGCAGATCGCCGATCCATACAACCAGTGATAATAGATGCCGATGTGTAACCATATCGGCCGATGGGGCTCAAACTTTAATCGGCATGAAAGGGCACGGGTTTCCCGGTGCGATAGGCCAGTGCCTGGCAGGTGGCGACCAGGTCGCCGCCGCCATTGGTCACCTTGATCGCATACGTGGCGGTTTTGCGCGTGGCGGCCACTTCATCGGCCTGGGCCACCAGACGATCACCGGCTTCGGGGGATTTGATGTAGGTGACGTTGACGTTGAGCGCCACGGCGATGTCCCCGTGGGTTTGGGAGGCGGTCTCGAACGCCTCGTCGATGAGGGCGAAGAGCGCCCCGCCATGGGCGCGGGCGTAGATGTTGTTCATCAAGACCGGGTCGTAGGTCATTTCAACGATCGAATGCCCCAGCGATAACGCCGTGAGAGACATGTGAAGGGCTTGCGCGAAAGGCTCCCTGGAAACAGCCCGGAAAATTCCTTCCTTCACCCCTTGATCCATTTGCACTGTTTTTACCTTCGGTTACGGCTCGGTTGGCGACTGGATTCTCCCCAGGTTCCGACTGAGTAAAATCCGCTTAGGTCTCTTTGAACCGCCAGAACGGGTAATCCAACTCGTAGGTGGCCACCCGCCCCGGATTGGCCTCGCGGCTGGCGACGACCCATAGATTGATTTGACGATGTTCAGACACCTTCGGCGTCATGGGGTCCCAATCGGGCATGAGGATCAGGGCGTTGTCCGCGCTATACTCTATGTCGCCGGATTCTTTGAAGGAACTTAGATCCGGAGTCTCTCCGTAGCCCCCACCTCTGCCGCGGCTCAATTCGCTGATCACCAGGAAACAGACCTGGTGGTCATCCCGAATCGACTCGAATTGGCGCAGCCAGGAATCGATGCCGGTTCGCCGTTCGGTTAAATCCTTAAAGGGGAGTTTGTGCAGACTGTCGACCACCACGAGCACTTCATCCTTTCGGGTTTCATGCTGGAGAAAATCGATATGGCGCCGCATGGTGTCCGGGGACAACCGGCGATCGTTGACCACCCGGAAATAGGTCAACAAGGTTTTGAATGTGGTGGTGGCCTGTTTGAGACGCTCGGCCTCGTCCGCTGAGAAAGCACCACTGCGGATCTTTTTTTCGGCGACGTCGCTCAGGCGCACCAGGGTGCGTATGTATATTTTTTGCCGTCCGTTCTCAAAATCATAATAGATCACCGGGACGTTCCGGCGGGCCACCTCGGTCGAGACCTGCATGAAAAAGCAAGATTTACCGGCCTTGGGCGGTCCGCCCAGGATATTGATCCCACGCAGACCGTCGGTGTGGCGGTCGAATTTGGTAAAACCGGTTTGAATCCCCAGCAACGTTTTACCCTTGTCTTTTTCCAGCAAGGTGATGAATTGACGGTGCTCTTTTTCGGGGGATGCGAACGGAGAAAACGCTTTGGATTGACGGATCATCTCCTGAAGCGTTCTCTTCAGCACATCCAATGAACCGGCCGCCAGTTGCGGCAAGTGGTCCCCTCGTTTGAACTGTTCCGGCCAGGTCAGGATGCGGGCCTTGAATCCAATGCGTACGGCCAACTCCCGCGCCGATTGACGGGATTCGGGCGTGTTGGATACCAGAAGAAAGAGATGTTCGATACGTTTCAGACGTTCGGGATTCACGGCGCTCAAGTCGGAGGCGGATGGGAATGCGATCGCCGGATACCCCAGGGCGTGCAGAATCAGCTGACTCAGTTCTCCTTCGGTGATGAACAGGGCGCCGCCTTGGCAGTGACCGATGGCCGGTGCATTGTAAACGGCCGCCTCGCCTTTGAAGAAGAGTTCGTTGCCGTGCCAAAAGAACTCCTGGGGCTTGCCGGGCATCACACAACGCGCGGCATAGGCCAATCCGGTTTCCTGGGTGTAAGGATGAACCAGGTAGCGGCCGTTGAACCCGACGCGCATCGCATCGAGCGTCGATTGGGTAACGTGATATCGAGCAAAGAAGTCGTATTGATCCTTGCCCATGAGCGAGATGAATTTTTCGATTTCCGAGCCCAGGTGGCGGGGCGGGTAGGCGACATCCGAAGCAAATCCGTCATCGTCCGGATCGAATCCCGGGACCTGGCGGCCGTCGAGGCCAAGCAGGCGGGCAAAGTGAAGATGAAAGCCGCCGGGCACGCAGCCCGATTGGCATTTGAACATGCCCCGGAAAAAGCTGTCCGTGTTAAGAAGCACCGTCAACTGACCCTGTTTTTCTCGTTGGTTCTGAATGCAAAAAGGGCAGGGCGCAACCAGGTGAAAGCCTTTCCACGAGCCGCCTGGAAGATGGGTTTGGTAAAAGTGTTTCACCTGTTCAAAAGGAATCATCGTCGAAGACCTTTTCCGGCAGTCGAAGGGCGTATCGCGTATCGGGCTGGTTCTAACCCGTCAATGGTTTGCGGGCAAGGGAAATTTCATGCCGATGTGCCTTGACAGCATAAAAGGTTATATTACTTTTTAATACAAAACAAATTCATAATGAAATGACGATCCTGTTTTTCCTTCGGTAAAACTTTTTAAAATCAATTGGATCACGTAGGAGAAACAAGATGCCCAAGAGTTACTTCGCCATCCTAGGTGTATCTTCCGGGGCATCTGCGGAAGAGATTAGATCGGCCTATCGCCGTCTGGCCAAGACCTATCACCCCGACCATTTTTCAGGAGACAGCGAGCCTTTTCGCCAGGTGCAGGAGGCCTATTCCGTTCTGAGCGACGAACGCCGGCGCCATGACTACAAGCAGGCGATCGATCGTGCCGTCAAACCGCGCCCGGTGCGCCGGCCGCCGTCGGCTTCCCATTCGGCCCCAGAACCGCTGATTCCGGAATCGCGCCCTGCAGATCTGGGCGATATTTCGCCGGTGACATCGTTCTATACCTTCTCCCCTTCGTTTGACGAAATTTTCGACCGGTTGTGGCAGGGGTTCGGCGACCGGGGACATTTGAAATCGGGTCGATTGCAGCATCTCACTCTGGAGGTCCCGTTGACCCGGCAGCAGGCGCGGGCCGGCGGCACGGCGAGGGTGCTTGTTCCAGCCCGGACCGTTTGTCCCACGTGCCGTGGATATGGCAGCGTGGGGCCTTTCATGTGCGTACGATGCGGGGGCGAAGGGTACGTTTCGGGGGAGATACCTGTATCCGTGGATTTTCCAGCGGGACTCGCCGCCGATCATGCCGTGGTGATCCCTTTGCAGCGCTTCGGTATCGACGATCTGCGCCTGACCGTTCTGTTCAGGCCCACCGACGCCGACCGGTTCTAACCGGTTGTTGAACGACTTCGCCGGATAGCCTGATTCTTACTCTCACGATGGTTGCGCGAGCGGTTGGACACGATCCACCGTCAGGGTGGCCGTTCCCCAGTTCTGCTCGACCCGTCCCTCCAGAAGATAAGGACGGCCGTGGTCGAGCAGGTGACAGAAGCGATCATAAGCCCGGGGAAAGAAAGTGGTCTCTACCACTCCGGTATCGTCTTCGAAGGTGAGAAACTCCATGGGCTCTCCCCGCTGGGTGTGAACCACTTTGCCGGTGATCAGCCACCCGGCGAACCGGACGCGGCACCCTGTCCGCCTGATGACCTCGCGGGCGTCAACTGCGCCGGCCCGGCGCGCCGTGCTTTTGAAAAGCGTCATGGGATGCCGGTCGCAGAGAAACCCCAACACCTTAAATTCCCGGCGCAACCGCTCCATGGGGTCGTCGGGCGGCAGTTCCGGCGGCGCGAGGCGATGGCCGCCACCAAAGAGGTCGGGTGCGCCGGCGGCGGATTTGCGGCCGGCACGCCACTGGGCGAGCACCCATAGGAACTGAGCCCGGGAGAGGTCGGGAGCCAGACGGTCCAGGGCGCCACACAGGATCAAGGCCCGCGCCTCGGCGTCGTCGGGCCGGATACGCTCCCAAAAATCGCTGGGGTCCGCGAAAGGCCGCCGCTCCCGCTGCGCCACGATCCGCCGGGCCGTTTCGGCCGCAAGGCCCTTCACCGCCATCAATCCCACCCGAATGCCATCTCGATCCCCGGTCCATTGGATGCGGCTGCACTGCACGTCCGGTCTTTTAATGGTTACGCCCAGACGGCGCGCCTCGGAGACGTAGGCGAAGGTGCTGTAAAAGCCGCCCTGGTTGTTGATCACCGCGGCCATGAATTCAGCCGGAAAGTGGGTCTTGAGATAGGCGGCCTGGAACGACACCCGGGCATAGGAGGCGCTGTGGGGTTTGCAGAACGAATAGACGGAAAAACTCATCATCATGGCCCACACCGCTTCGATCTGTTGCGGCGTCAGGCCTCTTTCCCGTGCGCCCTGGGCGAAGCGCCGGCGGAAATCCTGTAATCGATGCGCCCGGTCTTTCTGGGACATCACCTTGCGCAGGCCGTCGGCTGCGGCATCGTCGAAACCGGCCAGGGCCATGGCGGCCCGGGAGACATCCTCCTGGTAGACCATGATCCCGAAGGTCTCGTCCAGCACGTCGGCGAGCAGGGGGTGGATGGGCGCCCAGGCGCCGCCGTGCAGCCGCCGGATATACTCCTGGATGAAGCGGTTGGCCGCGGGCCGGATGATGCTGGAGTGGATTACCAGATGATCGAAGTCGCCGACGCCGGATTTTTGCTGGAGCAGGCGCGTGGCCGGGCTTTCGATGTAAAAGCACCCCATGGTGCGGCCCTGGGCCAGGGTCTCCTGGGTGGCCAGGTCGTCTTCGGGGTTCCAGTGGGTTTCATCGAAGGAGGTTCCGTTGGTTCGAACGTTATGGATAGCGTCCCGGATGACGCCCAGGCTGCGGTTGCCCAGCAGGTCGATCTTCACCAGACCGGCGGTTTCGGCGGCGTCCTTTTCCCACTGGATGATGGGTACCCCCTTGGCGGCGCGTTGGACGGGGACATAGTCCTGGATGGGGTTCGGGGTGATCACCACGCCGCCCGGATGAACCGACAGGTAGCGGGGTTTACCGAGCAGCTGCCGGGCCAGGGCCAGAATTTGCGGCCAGGGATCATCCAGGCCCAGCTTCCGGGTTTCAGGGTGGCGTTTGAGGTCGGCCAGCAGGTCGGCTTTTTCATGGCGGTGCCAGAACCAGGGCAAGCGTCCCGTTACCCGTCCGATTTCGGCATCGGTCAGGCCGAACACCTTGGCGGTTTCCCGGATGGCCATGCGGGGTTGGAACAGGATGTGGCTGGAGACCATGGCGGCCCGGGCGCCGTAGTGGTCGAGGACGCCCTGGATCACCCCGTCGCGTTCGTCCCAGGCAAAATCCACGTCGATGTCGGGGGCATCCTTGCGGCCTGGATTGAGAAAACGGCCGAAGTAGAGGTTGTGCTTGATCGGACAGACATTGGTGATACCCAGGCAATAGGCCACCAGCGAGGCCGCCCCCGATCCCCGGCCGCAGGTGCGCGGGCTGTGCTGGACGATGTCCCGCACGACGAGAAAATAGGCACAGAAGTTCATGCGGGCGATGGTTTGCAATTCGTGCTCCAGGCGGTCCACAACCGGTTCGGGCAGATCGCGGCCATAGCGGTGCTGCGCTCCCTGGTAAGCGGCCTCACGCAGCGCCTGATTCGCCGGGCGGCCCTGGGCATCGTGCCAGGGCGGCATGACCAGGCCGAAATCGGGGCCCATGAATTTCAGCTGCGCGGCGATGAGGTGGGTTTGGGCCACGGCTTCGGGGCAGGCGGCAAACCGATGGTAGTAGATCTCGGGTCCGGCGAGCCAGGCATTGGCCGGCGCCGTCTGATCGGCGGGCAGCCGTTCCAGGGTGGTGTTCTGATCGATGGCCCGCAGCAGGCGGTGGCAGCGGTGGTCGTCGGGAGAGAGAAAAAAGCTGCCCGGGGTGGCCACCAGGGGGATCTTCAGCTCCCGGGCGCGTCGCCGTAAGGGGTGGGTGGGCGCCAGGGGCGTGCGCGGCATGGCGGCGTAGACCTGCACGCCGGCTCGGTGCCAGCGGGTCAGCAGATCGGGATCGGCGGTGAGCACGATCAGCCCCCGGGCCTGCGGGGGCAGGGCGCCGGCCAGGTCGAATCCCGCGTCCATATGGCGCCGGGTGAGCAGGCGGCACAATCCGGTATACCCCTCGCCGTCGGCGACCAGGCACACCGCCCGGCGCGCTCTTTGCGGGTCGGTGATGTCGGCTCCCACGATGGGCGTCAACCCCTCCCGGCGACAGGCCTCCAGAAAGGGCCACAGGCCGTAGAGGTTGTCCGTGTCGGTGAGGGCCAGCCGGTCGTAGCCCAGCCGCCGGGCCGCTTGGCAGAGCGTCCGGACCGAGGCGGTGCCCCACATGAGCGAGTGGTGCGAACGGACGGTCAGCGGAATCATTTCAGCCCGTCCACGCGCTGCCCATGCGCACCGCCTGGCCGCCGAAGCGGTCGCGGATCTTATCCATCGCTGCGATCAGGCGTTTTTGCCGCAGCACCGTTTGGCCCTCTTCGGCAAAGAGCGGCAGTTGGGCCGGCGGAAAGACCAGGCGGTCGCAGATCAGGCGCAGATGGCGGACCCGGGTGCGCCGGGAGACGGCCAGGTGCAGGGCGCGGCGGGCCGCGGGAAAAAGGGCCAGGTCGTTGGCCGTGGGCGGCTCCAGGCGGACCTGGCGGACGCAGCGCCGGCCGTCGCTGTAATCCGCGGCCACGGCCAGGCGACGGGCCACCCGACCCTGCTGGCGCAGGCGCCGGCCGGCCGTCGCCACCAGGGTGTGCAGCCGGCTCTCCATGACCGGTAGCGCGTGGACGTCGGTGCCGAAGGTGTGATTCAGGGCCACCCGGGGCGCCGCCTGGTCCACGGCCAACACCGGCGAGGTATCGATACCGCGCAGGGCCGCGTCGATTTCCGCGGCCGGTCGTCCCAGGGCCACGGCCAGTCGGGCGGCCCCAAGACCGACGACCTGGTGGACACGGGTCAGGTTCAATTCGCGCAGCCGGATCAGGTCCGGGCCTTCGATGCCCGGTACGAGCCAGACCGGCAGGGGCGCCAGGAAAGCCGCTTCGCCGCCCGGGGGCACGATGCAATCGCCTTGGGGTTTGACCAGCCGCGAGGCCACCTTGGCGATCAGTTTATTGGCCGCCAGGGACCAGATCGGGTCCAGCCCCAACTCCTTCCAGGCTTGGCTGTGCAGGCGCCGGGCCACGTCCACGGCCGGTCCGAACAGGCGACTGGTGCCGGTTACGTCTACGAACAGGTGGCCGTCGCGATCGCCGGGCTCGATGCGCGGGGAGTAGGGCAGGGCGTGGCGCAGCAGGTCGGCCATGGCCTGCTCATAGCGGGCCGGTTGAGGGGGGCGGATCACCAGGTCACGGCACAGGCGTCCGGCTCGTGCCAGAGGCATGCCTTTGCGCACACCGGCCTGGTAGGCTTCTTCGCTCATGTCATAGACCACGGCCCGGGCCGCCCCTTCGGGCGCAATGATGACCGGTCTCCCTGCCAGGCGCCGGTCCAGGCGTCGTTCCACGGCCACGGCAAAATCGGCCACATTGATATGAATGATGTTTCGGTCCATGGGTTCTGGTGCTTTCGTGCGCCGTTTTCAATGGAACGCCCTGCCGGATGAACGGGTGCAGAGTTCTGTCATGAGCATGTTGGCATTGCGCGGCGCCTGGGCACGCACGTGGTTGTTGAAAAAGGCGATACCGCTATGCGCCCGGGCCGCCATTTTGGGGATGATCGTCCGGCTCCATTG
This Desulfatitalea tepidiphila DNA region includes the following protein-coding sequences:
- a CDS encoding sensor histidine kinase, producing MLSSIVAFAFFYFLITQVIRQKTDAELLSQANGLSHIHLLQGPEMMRRAAVLKAQATGEQKMFFRLFYPSGVSFASSNMTYWNNIGIDRYAVDAIVEGGASYRYVTQRVPGEAYDARVIYKRINHSILLQMGYSLENEERLVQTFERTFLVTMAVLLAVAVIIGWFMARRALSGVAMVTRTARQISENDLESRVPVLRRDDEIDQLAVTFNQMLDRIQQLVVSMRQMNDNIAHDLRSPITRIRGLAEVTLTHSAGVEDYAQMAGNTIEECDRLLQMINTMLAISRTEAGMDPASFQVVDMAVVAREACALFQPLAEDKAIDLHCAMEEGGWVSGDPPMLQRMVANLIDNAIKYTPEGGRVNVGIRANGDSCEMIVENSGPGIPKEDQAKVFQRFFRGDESRSQGGAGLGLSLVYAIVTAHGGSIDLESIPARHTRFRIRLPLVASR
- a CDS encoding DegQ family serine endoprotease: MKQGKGYLYLIVFLCLTLAAPLTIVAAGAQNRDVVMVPANFSELAEMARPGVVNIRTERTMKGGGRVFRHFFGDQFRGHPNPFEEFFGPFNNEPEREYKQQSLGSGFIIDKEGYIVTNNHVIDDADEIKVRLYNEKEYEAKVVGRDPKTDLALIKIEAPKDLQPLTLGNSDELKVGTWVVAIGSPFGLEQTVTQGIVSAKKRVIGAGPYDDFIQTDASINPGNSGGPLLDLQGRVVGINTAIVASGQGIGFAIPIDMAKTIVAQLKDKGEVTRGWLGVGIQDVTPELAEYWGLDSTKGVLVTQVFEGDPADKAGVKKNDIIVALNDQPVTTGRELSAIIANTPVGEKTRITLIRGGEKMSLTAKVAKREEKSLQAAREDERSDVLGLQVADLTPERAQQFGLDKEESGVLVVDVENGSRADKAGVRVGDIVKGINRKKVENLNDYSAVMKKADDKEALHMLVLRRNEGLKAIKIVP
- a CDS encoding FmdB family zinc ribbon protein, which gives rise to MPVYEFECKCGHVFEDLVPMGTEEAKCPHCKREMAKKIMSSCTFELKGGGWYADGYASTKK
- a CDS encoding inositol monophosphatase family protein, encoding MAHSAVVPDIGALSSFAMQTIRQMGDEAIQFYGRGRLHPPFDQNLVTQAELHLNNSFQKAIAAQFPQHQIYGRDPLGEGYTHGAKRYLWVFDPLDGVDNFQTRIPIWGMSLALYENNWPVFGCFYMPATNDLFYAVAEQQAFWNERPLTLVDRGDLSQESLMLTFSRFHQHYRSQFPGKIRALGSTGVHACYVAMGRADAAIVANESFKDLAAVRIIVESVGAKIYRADGSDFFLGDYVDGTRIDDHLIITTPSNAESVLECLQAIQ
- a CDS encoding PaaI family thioesterase; translated protein: MKEGIFRAVSREPFAQALHMSLTALSLGHSIVEMTYDPVLMNNIYARAHGGALFALIDEAFETASQTHGDIAVALNVNVTYIKSPEAGDRLVAQADEVAATRKTATYAIKVTNGGGDLVATCQALAYRTGKPVPFHAD
- a CDS encoding DnaB-like helicase C-terminal domain-containing protein gives rise to the protein MLLNTDSFFRGMFKCQSGCVPGGFHLHFARLLGLDGRQVPGFDPDDDGFASDVAYPPRHLGSEIEKFISLMGKDQYDFFARYHVTQSTLDAMRVGFNGRYLVHPYTQETGLAYAARCVMPGKPQEFFWHGNELFFKGEAAVYNAPAIGHCQGGALFITEGELSQLILHALGYPAIAFPSASDLSAVNPERLKRIEHLFLLVSNTPESRQSARELAVRIGFKARILTWPEQFKRGDHLPQLAAGSLDVLKRTLQEMIRQSKAFSPFASPEKEHRQFITLLEKDKGKTLLGIQTGFTKFDRHTDGLRGINILGGPPKAGKSCFFMQVSTEVARRNVPVIYYDFENGRQKIYIRTLVRLSDVAEKKIRSGAFSADEAERLKQATTTFKTLLTYFRVVNDRRLSPDTMRRHIDFLQHETRKDEVLVVVDSLHKLPFKDLTERRTGIDSWLRQFESIRDDHQVCFLVISELSRGRGGGYGETPDLSSFKESGDIEYSADNALILMPDWDPMTPKVSEHRQINLWVVASREANPGRVATYELDYPFWRFKET
- a CDS encoding DnaJ domain-containing protein, with the translated sequence MPKSYFAILGVSSGASAEEIRSAYRRLAKTYHPDHFSGDSEPFRQVQEAYSVLSDERRRHDYKQAIDRAVKPRPVRRPPSASHSAPEPLIPESRPADLGDISPVTSFYTFSPSFDEIFDRLWQGFGDRGHLKSGRLQHLTLEVPLTRQQARAGGTARVLVPARTVCPTCRGYGSVGPFMCVRCGGEGYVSGEIPVSVDFPAGLAADHAVVIPLQRFGIDDLRLTVLFRPTDADRF
- a CDS encoding DNA polymerase III subunit alpha; the protein is MIPLTVRSHHSLMWGTASVRTLCQAARRLGYDRLALTDTDNLYGLWPFLEACRREGLTPIVGADITDPQRARRAVCLVADGEGYTGLCRLLTRRHMDAGFDLAGALPPQARGLIVLTADPDLLTRWHRAGVQVYAAMPRTPLAPTHPLRRRARELKIPLVATPGSFFLSPDDHRCHRLLRAIDQNTTLERLPADQTAPANAWLAGPEIYYHRFAACPEAVAQTHLIAAQLKFMGPDFGLVMPPWHDAQGRPANQALREAAYQGAQHRYGRDLPEPVVDRLEHELQTIARMNFCAYFLVVRDIVQHSPRTCGRGSGAASLVAYCLGITNVCPIKHNLYFGRFLNPGRKDAPDIDVDFAWDERDGVIQGVLDHYGARAAMVSSHILFQPRMAIRETAKVFGLTDAEIGRVTGRLPWFWHRHEKADLLADLKRHPETRKLGLDDPWPQILALARQLLGKPRYLSVHPGGVVITPNPIQDYVPVQRAAKGVPIIQWEKDAAETAGLVKIDLLGNRSLGVIRDAIHNVRTNGTSFDETHWNPEDDLATQETLAQGRTMGCFYIESPATRLLQQKSGVGDFDHLVIHSSIIRPAANRFIQEYIRRLHGGAWAPIHPLLADVLDETFGIMVYQEDVSRAAMALAGFDDAAADGLRKVMSQKDRAHRLQDFRRRFAQGARERGLTPQQIEAVWAMMMSFSVYSFCKPHSASYARVSFQAAYLKTHFPAEFMAAVINNQGGFYSTFAYVSEARRLGVTIKRPDVQCSRIQWTGDRDGIRVGLMAVKGLAAETARRIVAQRERRPFADPSDFWERIRPDDAEARALILCGALDRLAPDLSRAQFLWVLAQWRAGRKSAAGAPDLFGGGHRLAPPELPPDDPMERLRREFKVLGFLCDRHPMTLFKSTARRAGAVDAREVIRRTGCRVRFAGWLITGKVVHTQRGEPMEFLTFEDDTGVVETTFFPRAYDRFCHLLDHGRPYLLEGRVEQNWGTATLTVDRVQPLAQPS